Below is a genomic region from Campylobacter geochelonis.
ATATTACTACGTAATGTTTTTAAAAAATTTTATAAATAAAGAGAATTTGCCTAAATTTTTTGATACGATTATGGCAAATAAAAACGAGGCGTATTATGTTAAAATGGCGATTGCATGGGCGCTTTGTGAGTGTTTTATAAAAGAGCGAGATTTAACTTATAGTTTTTTAACATCGCGTTTAAACGAGCCATTTATCCTTAAAAAATCTATTCAAAAAATTTGTGAAAGCTACCGAGTTAGCCAAGAAGACAAACTAGAGCTAAAGGGTTTGAAAAAGCAAATTTAAACACAACAAATGGTGAAAAATAAAATAAATTTACTATATTTGGCACTTTTAAATTTCGTTTGGTTGGCGGTTGCGCTTTAAAATCTAAAATTACTTTAATTGTTATGGTAAAAGTAAGTATTGAAAAATAGTAGATATAATTTAGATATAAAAAATTTATATCATATTAAAATAGCAAGCGAATTAATAGGTAAAGAAAGCTATAATACTAATATTAAAAAAATAGAAGGAGATACTAATGAAACAAACAGACGACATACCGATGCACGACGACTTGACTCCAGAGATGTGGGAAGAAGAGGAGAAATCCGTTCAGCTATTCATTCCAACTCCAAGCTTTATCAAGCACTGGAAAGAAAAGCAGATGAAATTAATGAAAGATACTCAAGACAAGAACGAGGAAAACAAAGAGTAACTACGGAGTCTGAGAACGTTCAGACTCAATCTTCACAATACACAGACAACTCTACATCTGCCTTAGTTGAAATATCTAATATAGATAAAGAACTACATTCTAAACTCGATGAAAACGATAAAGCAAAGGTTATAGACTTAAACGAAGTAACAACTACTAATAACTCTACTAATAAACTAGCAATAGCTAAGAGTAGTGAAGGTATTGAGATAGTTAAAAACTTAGTTAATAGTGGTATAAAAAGTGAAAATATCTACGGTAAGATGTTAAATATACTTACAAAGTTAGGTATGAGTATCGGTGGTGTAAGTACTAAGTTTAGTAAAAGAGCTAAAATTATGGCAGAGATGGTAGCTCAACTGCTAACTATGCTGATGATGCAAGATATGCTCATATACCAGTAAATGATGAGATAGTCCCTAATGAAGATACTGTAGCCTTTGCTAGTGTCAATGGTGGAGGAAAAGCAAGTCCTCAAGCGCTAGAGGATACTATAGATATGGCTAGTAAAGTTATAGAAGCTGGTGGAAGTGTCATCATGGATAATACAGACAGAGCTAACACATCTTATAACAAAAGTGGAGAAGGAGTAGTTCAACAAGCTTTAGAAAAGAAATATGGAAAACCTAGACTATCAAGCAAAGGTTATAATATCTTTTCTAAAAAAACTACTCCAAAAGATAAGAATGCTCCTAAAGGAGGAGTTAAAGTAGAAGAAAATGCTCCAGTTAAAACTAAACAAAACGTTAAACCTGTAGGTACTAAAGTTGAAAAGATAAATTTATCTATAGAAGCAATACCTAGTAATAGTGATGGAAGTGTAAATGATGTGTATGATTCTTTAAAAAGTGATTCTAGAGCTAAAGATACATATACAAAAGAATTTGTTAATGAAGTAATTAATTCAAACGAAGCTAAAGCCTTAGCTAGTGAATTAGGTCTTGATGTAAGTTTTAATGGTTATGGTAAAGGTCAATGGGTAGGAGATGATGGAGTCGTACAAAACAACCCTAACTTTGAAGTAAGTGTTAAAAATACTAAAGATAGTGAAAGTTTTGACGATAGAGTAAATGCTTATGCTAGTTACTTAGGTGGAATACTAAATCAAGATGGTATAGGTAAGAGTAAAGTTGTTCCTAATGCTAAATCTTCAGACAAGAATGCTGTAAAAGTAGTTTTCAACAACCCTGTAACTTATGAGGATTTAGAAAATATTAATAAAGCCATAGGAGATACCTTTGCTACAGAAGATGGGGAGATGGGGTATTATATAACCACTAGTGGAGATGGTAAAACAGTAAATGTTATAAGAGATAGTGGTAAAGATTATAGCAATTTTAATTATGAGTTAAGAGATTTGTTAAGAAATAGTAAGTATAATCTAGATATTAAAGAGTTAAGACAAACTAAAATAGATAGTGAGTTAATCTTTAAAGATACTTATAACAATAATATTCAAAAAGTTGAAAAAGGGGTAAAAGATGATACCAGACAACGTGATAGTCAGGAACGCAACGATAGAGGAAGAGGAAGAAGAGGAGAAATCCGTTCAGCTATTCATTCCAACTCCAAGCTTTATCAAGCACTGGAAAGAAAAGCAGATGAAATTAATGAAAGATACTCAAGACAAGAACGAGGAAAACAAAGAGTAACTATTGAGTCTGAGACTTCTTAAATTTAAAGATTGTGGCTTAAAATAATTACAAAATAGACAAATCGAAAATTCTCAAATTCAACACAAAATAATTAAATTTAAAACCGCTAGAAAGGTAATTTACCTACACTTATAAAGTATAAATTTATATAAATAAGCTAAATGCTGCGCTCTTTATTTTTATAAAATATATTTATATAATGCGCCGTAGTATAAATTTAAAATATTCTACCTGTAAATTTAAACAAAACACAAGGTGCTTATTTATACGATACTTAAAGAAAAATGTATAAATTTTTGGAAATTATTATTAAAATAAAGTGTAATTCACTAACCAAATCATCAACTTGAAGCGAAAAAACAAAATCAAAGTGTCAAATTAAATGCAGTTAAAAAGTAGATTAAAAATTATATATATAAAACGGTAAATTTAGCAAAACAGTTACTAAATTTACCATTAAATTTATAGCCGATTTAGACTTTATAAATCTTAGCTGGCAACGCCTGCCTTGCGCAAGTGCCTACATAAAAGTCGCCAAGAGTAAATTTGCCATTTCTTGTTGGATCAAGCAAACCTAGTTTGTTGTGATTTATCCCATCTTTGCTTGAACTTAACTCAAGTGATTTAACACCATCGATATAATGAGCTCGTGCGCCAAACTCATCGTGTCCATAGCCATGTTCGATTGAAATTTCGCCATTTACAACACCATTTGTTACAAATGCCACGCCAGTTTGCTCGCCATTTGGCGTTACGACTTTGACTAAATCGCCAGTTTTTATACTCTCTTTTTCGCCGATATCTTGTGCGATTCGGACATAGTTGTGCGGATGGATAGCTTTTAACTTTTCGATTATCGAAGTATAGTAGTGCTGGATGTTTGATTTGCGTGTGCTTAGCTTATACTTCCACTCTTTTGCTGGATAAATCTTTTCTATAGGAGTTGCATCGCTAAAAGTTTGAGGCATATATTTTGGAGTTCCACTCATAAATTCTCCAGTTATGGAGTGTTTGTGTGAGCCAAGTGGCTCATAGTAGATTGATGCTGCGGTTGCTGTAGAAAAAGGTTTAGCAATAACTTCATCTTGATAAGCAAATTTCATATCATCAAAACGACCTCCTCTTGATAGGACTTTGGCTACTTTTTTGATTTCATCTTTTTTAAGATATGGTTTGAGTTCGTTTAAGGCATTTTGGATAGGCGCAAGCTTTTCATCTTCTTTTGTTATATCGCTAACTCCATTGCCATCAAAGGCTAAATTTGCCAAAGACGCGGCGTAAAATTGCTCTTTTTTATTAAGTGGATAAATTTTGCCATCTTTATCTTTAAAGCCATTTTTTCCAAAACCAGCAAGTCCTAGCTCTTTAGCAACTTGTATGAAAAAATGCTCCACACAGATAAGCTCACCGTTTTTATCTCTATCTTGTCTAGCTTTTAGCGCTGGATAGCGGATAGTAGAAGCTTTGGTTAGTATGCCCCAATGATCGTTTGGCAATGCCCAGTTTTCTAAATTTACACCATCTGGAACTATGTAGTCGCTATAAGCGTTGGTTTCATTCATAAAAGCATCAATTGCTATAAAAAGTGGCAAATTTTTACTATCTTTTATCGCATTTACAACAGAGCTGTTTGCTCCTGCTTGATTGTAAACAACATTTGTCATATAGTTTATAAAGACTTTTGCTTTGTACGGATATCCAAATGCGCTTGAATTTAATGCTTCGTTGATTAAAGGCATTGAGAGTGGATACCAAGGTTGGGTTGCTGGATATGGGTTGAGTCCTGCTTTTACTTTGCGTTTAAATTCCGATGAATTTTCATAGTATGCGCCACTTCTTGATAAATTTATCCCACTTGCTTTTTTAGCACCTTCAAAACTAGCTAACTCATATCTTCCGCTTAAATAGTTATGAATCCCGCCTTGCGCCATAATCGAGCCACCTTTATAACCATAAGTTCCTAAAAGTGTATTTAAGATAAAAATCGAGTAAGTACTCATCGCAGCTTGAGTACTCATCATG
It encodes:
- a CDS encoding molybdopterin-dependent oxidoreductase — translated: MKRRNFIKTVALGALASPALATQPQDDYKAQGTPHEPEFKIVNGKVFKTPNQDVVLSMCHGCTTKCGIRVRLDNGKIVRCAGNPYHPLANFHHQDYDTPLSVAYANLAQNQELRSTVCSRGASLSKMAESNIRILSPLKRVGKRGEGKWQKISFEQLIKEVVEGGNLFGEGHVDGLRAIFSDELIDKENPEYGSKRNQLLCYYLYDGRSDIVDRFMKKSFGTVNYYSHGGICGGGFRVGGKIAFGTKGFMHAKPDYENAKFNLFWGTAPSNGGNPFQRQAKMLSNARSDNDEYSYAVIDPSVTNAVKFASSKKGRWIPIKSGTDLALCMAIIRWIIENERYAKNYLEQPNLAQAKLSGEIHHSNATHLVIVQKDHPDYGKFARVDGEALVCSKSGKIQSHLINEPAKLFFDDKIDLNGEEVGVKSSMQLLKESAFEKSLKEYSKICGVSQKDIVWLGENFTKNGKKVNASVHGGMMSTQAAMSTYSIFILNTLLGTYGYKGGSIMAQGGIHNYLSGRYELASFEGAKKASGINLSRSGAYYENSSEFKRKVKAGLNPYPATQPWYPLSMPLINEALNSSAFGYPYKAKVFINYMTNVVYNQAGANSSVVNAIKDSKNLPLFIAIDAFMNETNAYSDYIVPDGVNLENWALPNDHWGILTKASTIRYPALKARQDRDKNGELICVEHFFIQVAKELGLAGFGKNGFKDKDGKIYPLNKKEQFYAASLANLAFDGNGVSDITKEDEKLAPIQNALNELKPYLKKDEIKKVAKVLSRGGRFDDMKFAYQDEVIAKPFSTATAASIYYEPLGSHKHSITGEFMSGTPKYMPQTFSDATPIEKIYPAKEWKYKLSTRKSNIQHYYTSIIEKLKAIHPHNYVRIAQDIGEKESIKTGDLVKVVTPNGEQTGVAFVTNGVVNGEISIEHGYGHDEFGARAHYIDGVKSLELSSSKDGINHNKLGLLDPTRNGKFTLGDFYVGTCARQALPAKIYKV